TAAAAGCTTACAAAGATATACTTATCCTTGCTATATAATGTAAATTCTTGTCATTTTGGCAAGAATTTATTAAATTTTTTGTATGATTGTAAAAAACGATGAAAAGGTAGTTGCTTGAAAAAAATTGTGCTTTTGCTTTTTATACCCTTTTTGCTCCTTGCTTCAAATTTAGATGAAGTAAAACTTGCTTTGATTAAAGAGTATAAAAACAAATTCCCAAGCATTATCATCGAACAAATCGATCTTTATAATAATTCTTTGCCAAAAGATTTTAATGATTATCGCTTTTTAAGACTATCAAATGCTAAATTTAACAAAGCACAAGGCTTTTTAAGAGTAGAATTTAAAACTCCGGAGCAATTTTCAAAAAATATTTTTTTTAAGTATTTCATCAAAGCTCGCCTAGAAATCATAAAATCAAACAAAGATATAAAAAAAGGCGATTTGCTAGATGTTTCATTATATAAAATTACACTTTTAGATTTTGATAAAATTCCTCTTAATGCACTAAGTAAAGATGACAATCTTAATCTCATTGCTAAAACTAATATTAAAAAAAATACCATTTTAAAAAAAAATATGTTTAGAGATAATTATTTGATCAAAAAAAATGATATTGTTATCGGTGTTTTAAATGAGGGGGATTTAAGAATGAGTGTTGAATTAACAGCGCTTGAAAATGGAAACTTAAATAAAAAAATAAGACTTAAAAACAAAGAAGGACGCACTATGCAAGGCATTGTTATTGATAAAAATAAGGTAGAAATACAATGAAAATTTTACTAGGAATTTCGGGTTCAAGTAGCGTTGATTTAGGTTTAAAACTTTTAGAAATTTTAGAAAAAAAATGCGAGCTTTATTGTATCATTACAAAGGGTGCAAAAATAAGCTTTGAAGCCGAAAATAAGCAAAATTTAGAAAAAATTTGTCAAGAAAAATTTCAAAATACTCATTTTTTAAATGATGAAAATTTAAGCACAAGTGTAGCAAGTGGATCTTTTGGCATAGAACAAACCCTCATAGCTCCTTGTTCCATCTCAAGCCTTGCTAAAATTCACGCAGGATTTGCTGACACGCTTTTAATGCGTGCGGCAGCTGTAGCTTTAAAGGAAAGAAAAAAACTTATTTTAGGCGTTCGCGAAATGCCTTTTTCAACCCTAAATTTAGAACAAATGACAAAACTTAGTCAAATGGGGGTAATTATAGCACCACCCATAATAGCAAGCTATTCGAATGCAAAAAATTTAGAACAAATGCAAAATTTCATTGTAGGAAAATGGCTCGATCTTTTAGAAATTAAACACGATTTGTATCAAAAATGGCAAAAATTTTAGCTTGAATTTGTTATATTTTTAAAAATTTTTTTGGAGTAAAAATGACTTGTTTGTATCCAGGGACTTTTGATCCTATTACCAATGGACATTTAGATGTGATTAAAAGAGCATTAAAAATTTTCGATAAGGTAATCGTAGCCATAGCAAAAAGCGAACATAAAAAACCTTGTTTTGATTTAGAACAACGCAAAAATTTAGCAAGTTTAGCAACCGCTAATTTAAAAAATATAGAAATTATCACTTTTGAAACCTTACTTGTCGATCTTGCAAAAGAACTTAAAGTAAATACCATAGTACGCGGACTTAGAGCGGTAAGCGATTTTGAATACGAATTGCAAATTGGCTATGCAAATAATGCTTTATGGAGCGAATTTGAAACCATTTATTTAATGCCAAATTTAAAAAATGCCTTTATTTCAAGCTCCATTGTAAGATCGATTGCAAGTCATGGTGGTGATGTGAGCTCCTTAGTACCAAAAGAAATTTTACCCTTTTTAAAGGATTTGCCTTGTATGTAGCATTTGAAGGAATTGACTGTATAGGAAAAAGTACCCAGATCTCACTTTTAAAACAAATTTATCCCCAAGCAATTTTTACGCGAGAACCAGGCGGAACGGAGTTAGGAGGCCACTTAAGAGAACTTTTGCTTTATAACAAATTTGAGTTAAGTAAAAAAGCTGAACTCTTGCTTTTTTTAGCCGATCGTGCACAACACTATGAAGAAGTGATAAAGTCTAATAAAAACAAACTCATCATCAGCGATAGGAGCTTTATTTCAGGTATGGCTTATGCGAAAGACTTTGAAAATAATTTACTTTTTAATCTAAATGCCTTTGCTTTGGATGATT
This genomic interval from Campylobacter sp. CCS1377 contains the following:
- the flgA gene encoding flagellar basal body P-ring formation chaperone FlgA, which codes for MKKIVLLLFIPFLLLASNLDEVKLALIKEYKNKFPSIIIEQIDLYNNSLPKDFNDYRFLRLSNAKFNKAQGFLRVEFKTPEQFSKNIFFKYFIKARLEIIKSNKDIKKGDLLDVSLYKITLLDFDKIPLNALSKDDNLNLIAKTNIKKNTILKKNMFRDNYLIKKNDIVIGVLNEGDLRMSVELTALENGNLNKKIRLKNKEGRTMQGIVIDKNKVEIQ
- a CDS encoding UbiX family flavin prenyltransferase; its protein translation is MKILLGISGSSSVDLGLKLLEILEKKCELYCIITKGAKISFEAENKQNLEKICQEKFQNTHFLNDENLSTSVASGSFGIEQTLIAPCSISSLAKIHAGFADTLLMRAAAVALKERKKLILGVREMPFSTLNLEQMTKLSQMGVIIAPPIIASYSNAKNLEQMQNFIVGKWLDLLEIKHDLYQKWQKF
- the coaD gene encoding pantetheine-phosphate adenylyltransferase, with protein sequence MTCLYPGTFDPITNGHLDVIKRALKIFDKVIVAIAKSEHKKPCFDLEQRKNLASLATANLKNIEIITFETLLVDLAKELKVNTIVRGLRAVSDFEYELQIGYANNALWSEFETIYLMPNLKNAFISSSIVRSIASHGGDVSSLVPKEILPFLKDLPCM
- the tmk gene encoding dTMP kinase, whose product is MYVAFEGIDCIGKSTQISLLKQIYPQAIFTREPGGTELGGHLRELLLYNKFELSKKAELLLFLADRAQHYEEVIKSNKNKLIISDRSFISGMAYAKDFENNLLFNLNAFALDDFFPQKVIFLKGDKDLIEERLKQKEQDSIEKRGIHYFLSVQDKLENILNFLKEKIDFEFLTLNARNTKENLHQKIKEFLL